Proteins encoded within one genomic window of Spirulina major PCC 6313:
- a CDS encoding radical SAM protein, with the protein MSPFDQERLLFTPQPPDDDAIALIFAFPNDYTIGITSLGYQLVWASFALRSDVDVRRYFLDVQEPLPSAVELLGFSLSWELDYGNILTMLERLGIPLHAEARDNSHPLVFGGGPVLTANPEPFAAFFDVILLGDGEAVLDPFIAAYQAVRGCDRATQLRHLAQVPGLYIPSLYHVTYSDPDGPIVAIAPIDPDIPAVVTKQTYRSNTLSASTVVTENAAWENIYMVEVVRSCPEMCRFCLASYLTLPFRTADLTGSLIPAIEQGLQVTRRLGLLGASVTQHPEFSTLLDYLSRPAYADVRLSIASVRTNTVTEQLAQTLAARDTRSITIAVESGSERLREIINKKLTNSEIQQAAANAAAGGLKAIKFYGMVGLPGETAADVEATIAMAQALKKTAPRLRFTLGCSTFVPKAHTPFQWYGVNPDSQKRLKGLQKGLRSQGFDFRPESYNWSVIQALLARGDRRLTPLLELTRDYGDSVGSYKRAFKTLRGTLPPLTDTVHDTWERDRILPWHHLHGPLPLDTLKKHCAAAESLF; encoded by the coding sequence ATGTCCCCCTTCGATCAAGAACGTCTCCTCTTCACGCCCCAACCCCCCGATGATGATGCGATCGCGCTGATCTTCGCCTTCCCCAATGACTACACGATTGGGATCACCAGCCTCGGCTATCAGTTGGTGTGGGCCAGTTTTGCGCTGCGATCGGATGTGGATGTGCGGCGGTATTTTTTGGATGTGCAGGAGCCGTTACCCTCGGCGGTGGAACTGTTGGGGTTTTCTCTGTCCTGGGAGTTGGACTACGGCAATATTTTGACGATGTTGGAACGGTTGGGGATTCCCCTCCATGCTGAGGCGCGGGACAATTCCCATCCCCTCGTGTTTGGTGGGGGGCCGGTGTTGACGGCCAACCCGGAACCCTTTGCGGCGTTTTTTGATGTGATTTTGCTCGGCGATGGGGAGGCGGTGCTTGATCCCTTCATCGCTGCCTATCAGGCGGTGCGGGGGTGCGATCGCGCCACCCAACTGCGCCACCTCGCCCAAGTGCCCGGCCTCTATATCCCCAGCCTCTACCACGTCACCTACAGCGACCCCGACGGGCCGATCGTTGCGATCGCCCCCATTGATCCCGATATTCCTGCCGTTGTTACCAAACAAACCTACCGCAGTAACACCCTTTCCGCCTCCACCGTCGTCACCGAAAACGCCGCCTGGGAAAATATCTATATGGTGGAAGTGGTGCGCAGTTGCCCGGAAATGTGCCGCTTTTGCCTGGCGAGTTACCTCACCTTGCCGTTTCGGACGGCGGATCTCACCGGGTCGCTGATTCCCGCCATTGAGCAGGGGTTGCAGGTGACGCGCCGCCTCGGTCTGTTGGGGGCATCGGTGACACAACACCCGGAATTTAGCACCCTCTTGGACTACCTCAGTCGCCCGGCCTATGCCGATGTGCGGTTAAGTATTGCCTCGGTGCGGACGAACACGGTAACGGAACAGTTGGCGCAGACCTTGGCGGCCCGGGATACCCGCTCAATTACGATCGCGGTCGAAAGTGGTTCCGAACGGCTGCGGGAGATTATCAATAAAAAACTCACCAACTCAGAAATCCAACAGGCCGCCGCCAATGCTGCCGCTGGGGGACTGAAGGCGATCAAGTTCTACGGGATGGTGGGGCTACCGGGGGAAACGGCGGCGGATGTGGAGGCGACGATCGCCATGGCCCAGGCCTTGAAAAAGACTGCCCCGCGCCTGCGGTTCACCCTCGGCTGTAGCACCTTTGTCCCCAAAGCCCACACGCCCTTTCAATGGTACGGGGTGAATCCGGACAGCCAAAAACGCTTAAAGGGGTTGCAAAAGGGGTTGCGATCGCAGGGCTTCGATTTTCGGCCCGAAAGTTATAACTGGTCGGTGATTCAAGCCCTCTTAGCGCGGGGCGATCGCCGCCTCACACCCTTATTGGAACTAACCCGCGATTATGGCGATTCTGTGGGAAGCTATAAACGGGCCTTTAAAACCCTACGCGGCACATTGCCCCCCCTGACGGATACGGTGCATGACACCTGGGAGCGCGATCGTATCCTCCCCTGGCACCACCTCCACGGCCCTCTCCCCCTCGACACCCTTAAAAAACACTGCGCTGCCGCCGAATCTCTCTTCTGA
- the selD gene encoding selenide, water dikinase SelD yields MLQIAQYPIVKDLVFLGGGHSHAIALKYLAMNAIAGLQITLISDCIDTPYSGMLPGHVAGFYDHDTAHIDLYSLAQRAGARFYHGRAIGLDLAHHQILCADRPPVRFDLLSIDIGSTPQTATVPGAADHAIPAKPVPRFLTAWHALLDAIRRQPEKQWQLVIVGGGAGGVELAINVDARLRHILPTTQFQITVIHRGDRIMTGHHSRVAQQVTQVLKERRIQVHCGETVVEVERQRVRCASGLTVDCDRTIWVTQAAPPDWISASGLHTDERGFILVYDTLQSLSHPQVFAAGDIAAIARHPRPKAGVFAVRQGLPLVQNLRRALQGEPLKPYNPQKTYLALIGTGDRQAIASWGPLSGRSPWLWRWKDRIDRAFMAQFRDLPPMLSPPKTALPLPPQHPTMYCSGCGSKVGATVLQTALQRLKIPPHPAVLVGLHSPDDAAISRLPPKAHLVQTLDHFTSPIADPYQFGKIMVNHCLSDLWAMGATPQTVLAGVTIPYGVAVVTTETLYQVLAGVVAALKPTGATLVGGHTTEGDRLTLSLTSQGYIAPNTALRKQGLQDGDVLILTKAIGTGTLFAGCERGRTPGRWIAAMVDAMTQSNQAAVPIVRQWGATACTDISGFGLVGHLLEMLEHSDLGVMLNGAAIPCLEGAQQTINQGLTSSLQGQNLAVAAQIAGSPTAPIYPLLFDPQTAGGLLVAIPRDRASDCLAALRHAGYDDAGAIAQVVPRAELTAPIQLI; encoded by the coding sequence ATGCTGCAAATTGCTCAGTATCCGATCGTGAAAGATTTGGTGTTCCTCGGTGGGGGCCATAGTCACGCGATCGCCCTCAAATACCTGGCGATGAATGCGATCGCGGGCCTGCAAATCACCCTGATTTCCGACTGCATCGATACCCCCTATTCCGGGATGCTGCCGGGTCATGTTGCTGGCTTCTACGACCATGACACCGCCCATATTGACCTCTACAGCCTCGCCCAGCGGGCCGGAGCGCGGTTTTATCACGGGCGAGCGATCGGGCTGGATCTAGCGCATCACCAGATCCTCTGTGCAGACCGTCCCCCTGTCCGGTTTGATCTGCTCTCCATTGACATTGGCAGCACCCCCCAAACCGCTACCGTTCCCGGTGCAGCCGACCACGCCATCCCCGCCAAACCTGTCCCCCGATTCCTCACTGCCTGGCACGCCCTCCTTGACGCAATCCGCCGCCAACCGGAAAAACAGTGGCAACTGGTGATCGTGGGGGGCGGTGCGGGTGGGGTGGAATTGGCGATTAATGTGGATGCGCGGTTGCGGCACATTCTCCCCACCACCCAGTTTCAGATTACGGTGATCCATCGGGGCGATCGCATCATGACCGGCCATCATTCCCGCGTCGCGCAACAGGTGACCCAGGTGCTAAAAGAGCGACGGATTCAGGTGCATTGTGGTGAAACGGTGGTGGAGGTGGAGCGGCAGCGGGTGCGCTGTGCATCGGGGTTAACGGTGGACTGCGATCGCACCATCTGGGTCACCCAAGCCGCCCCCCCGGATTGGATCAGCGCGTCGGGACTGCACACCGATGAGCGCGGCTTTATCCTCGTTTACGACACCTTGCAAAGCCTCTCCCATCCCCAGGTGTTCGCCGCCGGAGACATTGCTGCGATCGCCCGCCATCCCCGCCCCAAAGCCGGGGTGTTCGCCGTCCGTCAGGGGTTGCCCTTGGTGCAAAATTTACGCCGCGCCCTCCAAGGGGAACCCCTCAAGCCCTACAACCCCCAAAAAACCTATCTCGCCCTGATTGGCACGGGAGATCGGCAGGCGATCGCGTCTTGGGGGCCGCTCAGTGGGCGATCGCCCTGGCTCTGGCGTTGGAAAGACCGCATCGATCGCGCCTTCATGGCTCAATTCCGCGACCTGCCCCCGATGCTGTCCCCCCCGAAAACCGCCCTACCGCTCCCCCCACAACACCCCACCATGTACTGCTCCGGCTGCGGCTCCAAAGTGGGCGCAACGGTGCTACAAACCGCACTGCAACGCCTCAAGATCCCGCCCCATCCAGCGGTACTCGTGGGCCTCCACAGCCCCGATGATGCCGCCATTAGCCGCCTCCCCCCCAAAGCCCACCTCGTCCAAACCCTCGACCACTTCACCAGCCCGATCGCTGACCCCTACCAATTCGGCAAAATTATGGTGAACCATTGCCTCAGTGATCTGTGGGCGATGGGAGCCACGCCGCAAACAGTGCTGGCCGGGGTGACGATCCCGTACGGAGTGGCTGTGGTGACGACGGAAACCCTCTATCAAGTTCTAGCCGGAGTCGTAGCGGCCCTCAAACCCACCGGGGCGACCTTGGTGGGGGGACATACGACGGAGGGCGATCGCCTCACCCTCAGTCTCACCAGCCAAGGCTACATCGCCCCCAATACCGCTCTCCGCAAACAGGGACTGCAAGATGGAGATGTGTTGATTCTGACGAAAGCGATCGGCACGGGAACCCTGTTTGCGGGGTGTGAACGGGGCCGAACACCCGGCCGCTGGATCGCTGCCATGGTGGACGCGATGACCCAATCCAATCAGGCCGCTGTGCCGATTGTGCGCCAATGGGGAGCGACAGCCTGCACGGATATCAGCGGCTTCGGCTTGGTGGGGCATCTACTAGAAATGCTAGAGCACAGTGACCTCGGCGTGATGCTGAATGGGGCGGCAATTCCCTGCCTAGAGGGGGCACAACAGACGATCAACCAAGGTCTGACCAGTTCGCTCCAGGGTCAAAACCTCGCGGTGGCTGCTCAGATTGCCGGATCACCGACGGCTCCGATTTATCCCCTCCTCTTTGATCCCCAAACGGCGGGGGGCTTGTTGGTGGCGATCCCTCGCGATCGCGCTTCGGACTGTCTCGCGGCCCTACGTCATGCTGGGTATGATGATGCGGGTGCGATCGCGCAAGTCGTGCCCCGCGCTGAACTCACCGCCCCGATCCAACTCATCTAA
- the ntcA gene encoding global nitrogen regulator NtcA, which translates to MELSFPQEKSLISVFRQVGGGVFPPVVESFERGKTIFFPGDPAERVYFLLKGAVKLSRVYEAGEEITVALLRENSVFGVLSLITGQHSDRFYHSVAFTPVELLSAPIDQVQKSLKENPELSMLMLQGLSSRILQTEMMIETLAHRDMGSRLVSFLLILCRDFGVPTPEGIRIDLKLSHQAIAEAIGSTRVTVTRLLGDLRQEDMISIHKKKITVHNPVALSQQFT; encoded by the coding sequence ATGGAACTTTCTTTTCCGCAAGAAAAATCGTTAATTTCCGTGTTTCGTCAAGTAGGCGGGGGAGTATTTCCGCCTGTGGTAGAGAGCTTTGAGCGCGGGAAAACGATCTTTTTTCCGGGCGATCCGGCTGAACGGGTCTATTTCCTCCTCAAAGGAGCGGTCAAACTCTCGCGGGTGTATGAAGCGGGCGAAGAAATTACCGTCGCGCTCCTGCGAGAAAATAGCGTCTTTGGTGTGTTGTCGCTCATCACTGGGCAACATTCGGATCGGTTCTACCATTCCGTCGCGTTTACTCCCGTCGAATTACTTTCCGCACCCATTGATCAGGTGCAAAAATCCCTCAAGGAAAACCCTGAACTCTCGATGCTGATGTTGCAGGGCCTCTCGTCGCGCATTCTCCAAACGGAGATGATGATTGAAACCCTCGCCCATCGGGATATGGGGTCGCGGCTCGTTAGCTTTTTGCTGATTCTCTGCCGGGATTTTGGTGTACCCACCCCCGAAGGGATTCGGATTGATCTCAAGCTCTCCCATCAAGCGATCGCAGAAGCCATTGGCTCAACGCGGGTGACAGTGACGCGGCTGTTGGGGGATTTACGCCAAGAGGATATGATTTCGATCCACAAAAAGAAAATTACGGTGCATAATCCAGTGGCTCTCAGTCAACAATTCACCTAA
- a CDS encoding DUF3084 domain-containing protein, translated as MTSAYVLIVAILLLGGVLAVLGDRIGTKVGKARLRLFKLRPRNTATVITVITGVSISALSLIILFVLSESLRDGVFRLDAIRRQLRIAQSNLNGLSAERASITDELENAKRERNRTERSFREVQRRYASMRAQAKRLSTEVEILRTQRERLLGQIPRLQQQVRDRDDRIASQDQVLRQRAIQFRALQAQQSRLQSEISRRDGMIQDLDSEIAQRDQVVSDREATLDDLTRQLNFLREEVATLEQFYQDYQALRQGNVALVRGEVLSYAVLRIVDPNSAYLAIDQLLSQANRRAIEATRPFNSDTVSDRVVQISQAQVNQLAAQIQDGQDYVVRILSAGNFVEQEEAVLVFADAVPNQQIFVAKQVIATVSVDSDEMTTPQVRARLDTLLAAAQFRARRSGVIGDIQIGDGSVRTFASFVEWLENTRQPFEQIQAVVSTDTYTAGPLSIDLLVFRNGELVFRTAPS; from the coding sequence ATGACCAGTGCTTACGTCCTTATTGTCGCCATTTTGCTGTTGGGAGGGGTTCTGGCAGTATTGGGCGATCGTATCGGTACGAAAGTTGGTAAAGCTCGCCTGCGTCTGTTTAAGCTCCGCCCTCGCAATACAGCCACGGTCATCACCGTGATCACCGGGGTTTCCATTTCAGCCCTGAGCCTGATTATCCTGTTTGTCCTCAGCGAATCGTTGCGGGATGGCGTGTTTCGCCTCGACGCAATCCGGCGGCAACTGCGGATTGCCCAAAGTAACCTCAATGGCCTTAGTGCGGAACGGGCTAGTATTACCGATGAACTGGAAAATGCAAAGCGAGAACGGAATCGCACCGAACGCAGTTTCCGTGAGGTGCAGCGTCGCTATGCGAGTATGAGGGCCCAGGCGAAACGCCTGAGTACGGAAGTGGAGATTCTGCGGACCCAACGAGAACGCCTCCTCGGTCAGATTCCCCGCCTCCAGCAACAGGTGCGCGATCGCGACGATCGCATCGCCAGCCAAGACCAAGTCCTGCGCCAACGGGCGATTCAGTTTCGCGCCCTCCAAGCTCAACAGAGCCGCCTCCAGTCCGAAATTAGCCGCCGCGACGGGATGATTCAGGATCTTGATAGTGAAATTGCCCAACGGGATCAGGTGGTGAGCGATCGCGAAGCCACCCTCGACGACCTGACCCGACAACTCAACTTTCTCCGCGAAGAAGTCGCCACCCTAGAACAGTTCTACCAAGACTACCAAGCCCTGCGCCAGGGCAATGTTGCCCTCGTGCGGGGTGAAGTCCTCAGCTATGCGGTGCTGCGCATTGTAGACCCCAATAGTGCCTATCTCGCCATCGATCAACTCCTCAGCCAAGCGAATCGGCGGGCGATCGAAGCGACCCGCCCGTTTAATAGCGACACGGTGAGCGATCGCGTCGTCCAGATCAGCCAAGCCCAAGTCAACCAACTCGCTGCCCAAATCCAAGACGGACAAGACTATGTGGTGCGCATCCTCTCAGCGGGCAATTTTGTCGAACAAGAAGAAGCCGTCCTCGTCTTTGCCGATGCCGTCCCCAATCAACAAATTTTTGTCGCTAAACAGGTGATCGCCACCGTCTCCGTCGATTCGGATGAGATGACCACCCCCCAAGTCCGCGCCCGACTCGATACCCTCCTCGCTGCTGCCCAATTCCGGGCGAGGCGTTCGGGGGTGATTGGCGATATTCAAATTGGTGACGGCTCTGTGCGCACCTTTGCCAGCTTCGTCGAATGGCTCGAAAATACGCGCCAACCCTTTGAACAGATTCAAGCTGTGGTCAGCACAGACACCTACACCGCCGGGCCGTTGAGCATTGATCTCTTGGTCTTCCGGAATGGGGAATTGGTGTTTCGGACTGCCCCATCTTAG
- a CDS encoding DUF4347 domain-containing protein — MNTATLINRSLSNRTGQGMLVILDAAVPHRSHLEAGLLPGATLLTLDRDRDGIAQITDYLHTHSGFRSLHLISHGAPGRLYLGSTRLDRDSLPTYRDALATWRGAFSDRFELLLYGCQVGYGAIGQKFVDALGMVTGAIAAANPTYTGSSHLGGTWNLSTQTAPIQSAIAIAPATQTTYPALLATYTASNAAQLIAAINTANSTLGILDTIELTAGSTFDLTSAAFTDFNGFGFGPTGLPLITDAGGGLIIRGTGTGSSRSKIQRTGSTNFRIFTVYDDAVVRSSSTPTLTLENVIVSGGRAVYDANFGLSDDGAGILNVGGNVLIKNSSIQGNTADDDGGGILNASTNQNGAILTIEDSEVTNNTVTGSGSGNDGLDDGGAGIASDSSASSGGQAASLTLTNVTVTGNTATTGSGGGIQVADGGSLSLEQVSITGNNSANFGAGIAFGDTNVPITITKIVNSTIKDNAGNGQDIQSSFHASGIGVAPAIPSGANLVGNDIPATATATSGSNIPGIPENPVNPTVLVNRTDNSSSTRINDGDTITITVEAGATLLPFAFRIRNGGQNDLDLTTLPTSSNNTDFIFTLDTPAFLDPLPGTNTVANGGFEDYSVLLSGSATAADVGKSYSTDITFTVNDPANVNGLESGTSDGIFNFTLITQVVEGPVVESFLSFDSTNKVFTTGAGDGNNVKLTVAKAPAGSLINDLKITYLDAAGNVDSQLFSVLTQGELPNGFSAGLQTFILDNVNNASFVGGEQFMIEVNGASYATQVSRSNSVFNLTFDSNSDGVFNDFDLQLQIEQVNELIPRGVGTTQANGLEVIDLLSVGGNRTATFNLFREATFNNTVGLYRIDDASGAVNGLLPGAAGYARAAIENRVSGINLAVGNGATAIASGNLTGGALYAPFIIVDSSVDAFLSGSGGQAYFSYASANADGADHVILLGNNTFGFEDLVGGGDRDFNDLIFQVDIV, encoded by the coding sequence ATGAACACCGCAACCTTAATTAACCGGAGTTTGAGCAACCGCACGGGTCAAGGGATGCTCGTGATCTTAGATGCGGCTGTTCCCCATCGCTCGCACCTCGAAGCCGGGCTGCTGCCCGGTGCAACCCTCCTCACCCTCGATCGCGATCGCGACGGCATCGCCCAAATCACAGACTATCTCCACACCCATTCCGGGTTCCGCAGTCTCCACCTGATCAGCCACGGCGCACCGGGCCGCCTCTACCTCGGCTCAACCCGCCTCGATCGTGACAGTCTCCCTACCTATCGCGATGCGCTGGCCACTTGGCGCGGGGCATTTTCGGATCGCTTTGAATTGCTCCTCTACGGCTGCCAAGTGGGGTACGGCGCGATTGGGCAAAAGTTTGTGGATGCGTTAGGGATGGTGACAGGTGCGATCGCAGCCGCCAACCCCACCTACACCGGTTCATCTCATCTCGGCGGGACTTGGAACCTCTCCACCCAAACCGCCCCCATTCAATCTGCGATCGCGATCGCCCCCGCCACCCAAACCACCTATCCCGCCCTGCTCGCCACCTACACCGCCTCCAACGCCGCCCAACTGATCGCCGCGATCAACACCGCAAACAGCACCCTAGGCATCCTCGACACCATCGAGTTGACCGCCGGTAGCACCTTTGACCTCACCAGCGCTGCCTTCACCGATTTCAATGGCTTTGGTTTTGGCCCCACCGGCTTACCTCTGATCACAGATGCTGGTGGTGGGTTAATCATTAGAGGCACTGGCACCGGCAGTAGCCGCAGCAAGATTCAACGTACCGGCAGCACCAATTTTCGGATTTTTACCGTTTATGACGATGCTGTCGTGCGATCCAGTTCCACTCCGACCTTAACCCTTGAAAATGTGATTGTTTCGGGGGGACGTGCCGTATATGATGCCAATTTTGGTTTGAGTGATGATGGGGCTGGCATTCTCAATGTTGGTGGGAATGTTCTCATCAAAAACTCCTCTATTCAAGGCAATACCGCCGATGATGATGGGGGTGGCATCCTCAACGCCAGCACTAATCAAAACGGCGCAATTCTTACTATTGAAGATAGTGAAGTCACGAATAACACCGTCACAGGATCAGGGTCAGGGAATGATGGCCTTGATGACGGGGGAGCAGGGATTGCCAGCGATTCCAGCGCCAGTAGTGGAGGCCAGGCCGCTTCATTAACATTAACGAACGTAACGGTTACTGGTAACACCGCAACGACAGGCAGTGGCGGCGGAATTCAGGTCGCTGATGGGGGATCACTCTCCCTGGAGCAGGTGTCAATTACAGGCAATAATAGCGCCAATTTTGGGGCAGGGATTGCCTTTGGGGATACTAACGTTCCCATCACCATTACTAAAATTGTTAACTCGACGATCAAAGATAACGCCGGTAATGGTCAAGATATTCAATCCTCATTTCATGCGAGTGGGATTGGAGTTGCACCGGCAATTCCCTCCGGAGCCAATTTGGTGGGAAATGATATTCCCGCAACAGCGACGGCAACTTCTGGTTCTAACATTCCTGGCATTCCCGAAAATCCGGTTAATCCTACGGTGTTAGTCAATCGCACCGATAACAGTAGCTCAACACGGATTAATGATGGTGACACGATTACGATTACGGTAGAAGCCGGTGCAACGCTACTTCCCTTCGCGTTTCGGATTCGTAATGGTGGACAAAATGACCTTGACCTGACAACACTTCCCACCTCGTCTAACAACACTGACTTCATATTTACCCTTGACACTCCCGCGTTTTTAGACCCGCTCCCCGGCACTAACACGGTAGCGAATGGAGGATTTGAAGACTACAGTGTTTTACTGAGTGGAAGTGCTACAGCGGCTGATGTGGGGAAATCCTACTCTACCGATATTACGTTTACAGTCAATGATCCAGCAAACGTAAATGGCCTGGAATCAGGAACATCGGATGGGATTTTTAATTTCACCTTGATTACGCAAGTGGTTGAAGGCCCTGTGGTTGAGTCATTCTTGAGTTTTGATTCGACAAACAAGGTCTTTACAACCGGTGCTGGGGATGGAAATAACGTTAAACTGACGGTTGCGAAGGCACCAGCAGGCAGCTTAATTAATGATCTTAAAATCACCTATTTAGATGCTGCCGGAAATGTGGATAGTCAACTGTTTTCGGTGCTGACGCAAGGTGAATTACCCAATGGCTTTAGTGCAGGCTTGCAGACATTTATCTTAGACAATGTGAATAATGCGAGCTTTGTCGGCGGTGAGCAATTCATGATTGAAGTGAATGGTGCAAGTTATGCGACTCAGGTTTCTAGGAGTAACAGTGTCTTTAACCTAACCTTTGATAGCAACAGTGACGGTGTTTTTAACGATTTTGACTTGCAGCTTCAGATTGAACAGGTTAATGAATTGATTCCGCGTGGGGTAGGAACTACACAGGCGAATGGGTTAGAGGTGATTGATCTCTTAAGTGTTGGGGGCAATCGCACGGCGACGTTTAATTTGTTCCGGGAGGCGACGTTTAATAATACGGTGGGGCTGTATCGGATTGATGATGCGTCGGGGGCGGTGAATGGTTTGTTGCCGGGGGCGGCGGGCTATGCGCGGGCGGCGATTGAGAATCGGGTGTCGGGGATTAATTTGGCGGTGGGCAATGGGGCGACGGCGATCGCAAGCGGCAATTTAACCGGTGGGGCATTGTATGCGCCGTTTATTATTGTGGATTCGAGTGTGGATGCCTTCCTGTCCGGAAGTGGGGGTCAAGCCTACTTTAGTTATGCGTCAGCGAATGCGGATGGGGCGGATCATGTAATCTTGCTGGGGAATAATACCTTTGGGTTTGAGGATCTGGTTGGGGGCGGCGATCGCGACTTTAACGACCTGATTTTCCAAGTGGATATCGTCTAA
- a CDS encoding tetratricopeptide repeat protein, which translates to MHLFCLRLSMKSILLTLGTAACLLIGSEAIAKRSPQPSPTVNAAATLPTAPIQIAHYDPMMLEALNEAIRSSPNNARAYQSRGMIWIHMEDYAQAIADFAAVLRIEPENATAYLYRGTSHFWLRQYEPALADFDRALSLAPDVAVAYFNRGYVRRATGDFSGAIADFERGLQLALADQDFEAVQSARQILTDLEQLPNLTQADLLQRGTTKQAAGDFLGAIADFNEVLRQDPQQLRAYHQRGMAWIALGNVEVAMESFNEALQRDPDNAIAYQERGKAYLEQAQFTKAVTDLNRAIQLDPTLTDAYYHRGLTYTELERYRDALTDFSVAITQDDQFARAYGGRGLAYYHLGEQQKAIADLQTAIDLFTATGDLVSLQQTLGLLEVVRSD; encoded by the coding sequence ATGCACTTATTTTGTTTGCGACTGAGCATGAAATCAATTCTCCTCACTCTTGGTACGGCAGCCTGTTTGTTAATCGGTTCTGAGGCGATCGCGAAACGGTCACCCCAACCCAGCCCCACGGTGAACGCCGCCGCCACTCTCCCCACTGCCCCAATCCAGATCGCCCACTACGACCCGATGATGCTCGAAGCCCTCAACGAGGCGATTCGCAGCAGCCCGAACAATGCCCGCGCTTACCAGAGTCGCGGCATGATCTGGATTCACATGGAAGACTACGCCCAAGCGATCGCCGATTTCGCGGCAGTGCTGCGAATTGAACCGGAAAATGCCACGGCCTATCTGTATCGGGGCACGTCGCATTTTTGGTTACGGCAGTATGAACCGGCGTTAGCGGATTTTGATCGCGCCTTGAGCCTTGCTCCCGATGTGGCAGTGGCGTATTTTAATCGGGGCTATGTACGACGGGCGACGGGAGATTTCAGCGGCGCGATCGCTGATTTTGAACGGGGGTTACAGCTAGCCCTGGCGGATCAGGATTTTGAGGCGGTGCAGTCGGCGCGACAAATTTTAACGGATTTGGAGCAGTTGCCGAATTTAACCCAAGCTGACCTGTTGCAACGGGGCACGACGAAGCAGGCCGCGGGGGATTTTTTGGGGGCGATCGCGGACTTTAACGAAGTCCTGCGCCAAGATCCCCAACAACTCCGCGCCTACCATCAGCGGGGTATGGCCTGGATTGCTCTGGGGAATGTGGAGGTGGCGATGGAGAGTTTTAACGAGGCGTTGCAGCGTGATCCCGATAATGCGATCGCCTATCAAGAACGGGGCAAAGCCTACCTCGAACAAGCCCAATTCACCAAAGCCGTCACCGACTTAAACCGAGCGATCCAACTTGATCCCACCCTCACCGATGCCTACTATCACCGGGGCTTAACCTACACCGAACTAGAACGCTACCGGGATGCCCTCACGGATTTTTCCGTTGCCATTACCCAAGATGACCAATTTGCCCGTGCCTACGGGGGGCGGGGCTTGGCCTATTACCATCTCGGCGAACAACAAAAGGCGATCGCTGATCTCCAAACCGCGATCGACCTCTTCACCGCCACGGGTGATCTGGTCAGCCTTCAACAAACCCTTGGCCTGTTGGAAGTGGTGCGATCGGATTAA